From the Candidatus Nomurabacteria bacterium genome, one window contains:
- a CDS encoding KH domain-containing protein yields the protein MSNIDQDFVEYVVKSIVSQPDKVKVDRKIDEKGVLLTLEVDQEDLGRVIGKRGATAQSIRTLLRALGTKNDARYNLKIADNGEPKMSSGRSQGAWGSDDSSSSAKPADDAADASTSDDVVEPEEATESVADKARKELADLDDLDI from the coding sequence ATGTCGAATATTGACCAAGATTTTGTTGAATATGTAGTAAAGTCGATCGTCAGCCAGCCAGACAAGGTAAAGGTAGACCGCAAAATAGATGAAAAAGGAGTCCTCTTAACGCTCGAAGTCGATCAAGAAGATCTCGGACGTGTTATTGGTAAACGTGGAGCAACCGCTCAGAGTATCCGCACACTTCTTCGCGCTTTAGGCACAAAGAACGATGCCCGTTATAATCTTAAAATCGCCGATAACGGTGAGCCAAAAATGAGTTCTGGTCGCAGCCAAGGCGCATGGGGTTCAGACGATAGCTCGTCTAGCGCGAAGCCAGCGGATGATGCAGCTGATGCGTCTACTTCGGACGATGTGGTTGAACCAGAAGAGGCCACCGAAAGCGTTGCCGATAAGGCTCGCAAAGAACTAGCCGATCTCGACGATCTCGATATTTAA
- the rpsP gene encoding 30S ribosomal protein S16 yields the protein MLVIRMQRTGRRGLAQYRMVVQDSRQTPTSGKNVASLGHYDPHTKENGVDIEKAKFYLEHGAQPSNRVAKFLSDNGVKLPDWVNLDNSKAANIKNAEKLRKNRPVEEVAEEPAAEASEAVDTPAETEETPAAEEPVVDTTAEAEKPAEA from the coding sequence ATGCTAGTAATTCGCATGCAACGCACCGGTCGCCGCGGACTCGCTCAGTACAGAATGGTTGTCCAGGACTCGCGTCAGACACCTACAAGTGGCAAAAATGTCGCTAGTTTAGGCCACTACGATCCGCACACTAAAGAAAACGGTGTCGACATCGAAAAGGCTAAATTTTATCTTGAGCATGGCGCTCAACCATCTAACCGAGTCGCCAAGTTTTTGAGCGATAATGGTGTTAAGTTGCCAGACTGGGTAAATCTAGACAATAGCAAAGCCGCGAATATCAAAAATGCCGAAAAACTTCGCAAAAACCGTCCAGTCGAAGAAGTTGCCGAAGAGCCAGCTGCCGAGGCAAGCGAAGCTGTCGATACACCTGCCGAAACCGAAGAAACTCCAGCGGCCGAAGAACCTGTTGTCGACACAACTGCCGAAGCCGAAAAACCAGCCGAAGCTTAG
- the rnc gene encoding ribonuclease III: MQPVDYDELAIKITGSKFTDPEIFITAFTHRSYLNEHKKSAKEHNERLEFLGDAVLELVVTEYLYAHYDEPEGILTNWRAALVRTESISAAAHRLGFDPYLRLSRGEKRGSDRARDQIMANTFEAVIGSIYLDKGYQTAALFIETNILSTLQEILETGSWLDAKTRLQEKVQSDEGMTPVYKVLEEEGPDHEKVFTVGVYVGDKLRGEGKGPSKQIAQQEAAEKALKN; this comes from the coding sequence ATGCAACCAGTCGACTATGATGAACTAGCCATTAAAATAACTGGCAGTAAATTTACCGACCCAGAAATCTTTATCACTGCTTTTACGCATCGATCCTATCTGAACGAGCATAAAAAAAGTGCTAAAGAACACAATGAAAGACTCGAGTTTTTAGGTGATGCTGTGCTCGAACTGGTAGTCACCGAGTACCTGTATGCGCATTATGACGAGCCAGAAGGTATCCTAACCAACTGGCGAGCAGCTTTAGTGCGCACCGAGAGTATCAGTGCAGCCGCTCACCGACTTGGATTCGACCCATACCTACGACTATCACGCGGTGAAAAACGGGGTTCAGATCGAGCCCGAGACCAGATTATGGCCAACACCTTCGAAGCAGTGATTGGCTCGATTTATTTAGACAAAGGCTATCAGACAGCTGCATTGTTTATCGAAACCAACATATTAAGCACACTCCAGGAAATTCTCGAAACTGGTTCGTGGCTAGATGCCAAGACCCGCTTGCAAGAGAAAGTTCAGAGCGACGAAGGTATGACTCCAGTTTACAAGGTATTAGAAGAAGAAGGCCCCGATCACGAAAAAGTCTTTACGGTTGGTGTATATGTGGGCGATAAGCTACGTGGTGAGGGCAAAGGCCCATCTAAGCAGATAGCCCAGCAGGAAGCCGCCGAAAAAGCTCTAAAAAACTAA
- a CDS encoding NUDIX domain-containing protein, with the protein MVKRPKPFKEFKKFVKRHRPAIQDVLKESRSGGIVYRISKSGDIEFLLFQDARGRWSIPKGSLEEGERPKETARREVHEETGLDINDLETQDYLGINNFRYRRENSLVLIRMKVYLVKASGNTDKIKGEDWMMGVRWFKAKDALDNIEYDDIQKLMLIAIKKIKENHHVKEKN; encoded by the coding sequence ATGGTCAAAAGACCGAAACCATTTAAAGAGTTTAAGAAATTTGTAAAACGTCATCGTCCGGCAATCCAGGATGTCTTAAAAGAATCGCGCTCTGGCGGAATAGTTTACCGAATCAGTAAATCTGGTGATATCGAGTTTCTGTTGTTTCAGGATGCTCGTGGCAGGTGGTCGATACCCAAGGGCAGCCTGGAAGAAGGCGAGCGCCCCAAAGAAACTGCCCGTCGCGAAGTTCACGAAGAGACAGGCCTAGATATTAACGATCTAGAAACTCAAGATTACTTGGGTATAAATAACTTTAGGTATCGGCGAGAAAACAGCTTGGTTTTAATCAGAATGAAAGTATATTTGGTTAAGGCCAGTGGCAACACCGACAAGATAAAAGGCGAAGACTGGATGATGGGTGTCCGTTGGTTTAAGGCCAAAGATGCCCTCGATAACATCGAATACGATGATATCCAAAAGTTGATGCTAATTGCGATTAAGAAGATAAAAGAAAACCATCATGTTAAGGAGAAAAATTAA
- the nusB gene encoding transcription antitermination factor NusB: protein MASNRHLGRIVTLQTLYEFDFRVGCADPDVDIAEILQRNIQRYSETIEDKQFIEDLVKAVLEKAKELDTELQPIAPDWPIDQIARIDRLVLEIGLYELKYSPSVPPKVVINEAVELAKGFGGDNSSKFINGVLGTAYKNLEQSKKAKTSTKSKKKEVADGQKTETI, encoded by the coding sequence ATGGCATCGAACCGACACTTAGGCCGGATAGTCACACTCCAAACTCTTTATGAGTTTGATTTTCGGGTGGGATGTGCCGACCCAGATGTCGATATCGCCGAGATTTTGCAGCGCAATATTCAGCGCTATAGCGAAACTATCGAGGATAAGCAATTCATAGAAGACCTAGTTAAAGCAGTTCTAGAAAAGGCCAAAGAACTAGACACCGAGCTGCAACCGATTGCTCCAGATTGGCCGATTGATCAGATAGCTAGAATCGATAGACTAGTCTTAGAGATTGGCCTATACGAGCTAAAGTATAGCCCTAGTGTTCCACCAAAAGTGGTTATTAACGAAGCTGTCGAGCTAGCCAAAGGTTTTGGTGGCGACAACTCGAGCAAATTCATCAATGGTGTACTCGGAACTGCCTATAAAAATTTAGAGCAATCTAAAAAAGCAAAAACTTCTACCAAATCTAAGAAGAAAGAAGTTGCTGATGGTCAAAAGACCGAAACCATTTAA
- the lepB gene encoding signal peptidase I — protein sequence MLQKLITLQVAILLIFAFLGVPTAAAATDMSCDPATDYPQFSSLFHVPEASYDIYVRLSNHEKKSVNFDLFSGNDSSDCRQLGRVKASSTSWQKIGSDLKFLDEDATFLYAKVPNENQLGTLPPQIVFINSDLGCSPEKCRTDYNDQQYTIVPQTVSYLYDNLKVSLIEQFSGVDVENVNYFVDGKLLYKSDNTSLDKWRLLPGQHTVVSRVKFTNGQALILNQSLKIDINPIQIIAPYYLKLLPILKPVGLFVALLLGYYAVLLLLRSISRKRRWKQAHFNNPESPIIPIDLKTKYKLAENRLELEQAKKYLLPAVMVSLVGLGVFYVLTTWVIAVFRVDGVSMETTLHNNSHHLIFKLPDTYARITRSQYIPSRYDVVIFEKTDTSNIQGIDLSETTHVVKRVIGLPGERVVIDGGYILVYPKDSTNPIEADLQQPWSTVLSPSYGTKIDITLKDDELFVAGDNRVDSIDSRIYGPIKIDELRGKALFRQPSDRAVYQPEL from the coding sequence ATGCTTCAGAAACTGATTACTTTGCAAGTAGCTATTCTGCTGATTTTTGCATTTCTGGGTGTACCGACAGCAGCTGCGGCTACAGATATGAGTTGCGATCCAGCTACCGATTATCCTCAGTTTAGCTCTTTATTTCATGTCCCAGAAGCAAGCTACGACATATATGTTCGATTAAGTAATCACGAAAAAAAGTCGGTAAATTTCGATCTATTTAGTGGCAACGATAGCTCCGATTGTCGCCAACTTGGCCGGGTTAAGGCTAGCTCAACTTCTTGGCAAAAAATCGGTAGTGATTTGAAGTTTTTGGACGAGGATGCAACGTTTTTATATGCAAAAGTCCCAAACGAAAATCAGCTTGGCACATTACCGCCACAGATTGTTTTTATAAATAGTGATTTAGGCTGTTCTCCTGAAAAATGTCGGACAGACTACAACGACCAACAATATACGATTGTCCCACAAACAGTCTCTTATCTTTACGATAACCTAAAAGTGTCTTTGATCGAACAATTTAGCGGGGTAGATGTCGAAAATGTTAATTATTTTGTCGATGGCAAGCTACTGTATAAAAGCGATAACACATCATTAGATAAATGGCGGTTATTGCCCGGACAACATACGGTAGTTAGTCGAGTTAAATTTACGAACGGTCAGGCTTTGATCTTGAATCAATCGCTCAAAATCGATATCAACCCGATTCAGATAATTGCTCCATACTATCTAAAGCTTCTACCAATCTTAAAACCAGTTGGGCTATTTGTAGCCTTACTGCTCGGCTACTATGCTGTCTTACTTCTTCTCCGGTCGATTAGTCGAAAAAGACGATGGAAGCAAGCTCATTTTAACAACCCAGAGTCGCCGATAATACCAATCGATTTAAAAACGAAATATAAGCTAGCCGAGAATCGCCTCGAGCTCGAGCAAGCCAAGAAATATTTGTTGCCAGCTGTAATGGTGTCTTTGGTGGGTCTTGGTGTTTTTTATGTGCTGACAACTTGGGTGATTGCCGTTTTTCGGGTCGACGGGGTTAGTATGGAGACAACTCTTCACAACAACAGCCATCATCTAATATTCAAACTGCCAGACACCTATGCTCGAATTACTCGCTCGCAGTACATACCAAGCAGGTATGACGTGGTTATTTTCGAAAAAACAGACACCTCGAACATTCAAGGTATCGATCTTAGCGAAACTACGCATGTGGTCAAAAGAGTTATTGGCCTACCTGGGGAGCGAGTGGTTATAGATGGTGGCTACATACTTGTCTATCCAAAAGATTCAACCAACCCAATTGAGGCCGATCTTCAGCAGCCTTGGTCGACGGTTTTATCGCCAAGTTATGGCACCAAGATTGACATTACGCTTAAAGACGACGAACTTTTTGTGGCTGGTGATAATCGAGTAGATTCAATCGACTCACGCATTTATGGTCCGATTAAAATCGATGAGCTCCGCGGTAAGGCATTATTCCGACAACCTAGCGATAGGGCGGTGTATCAACCGGAACTTTAG
- a CDS encoding class I tRNA ligase family protein, which translates to MKRYNPKDIEPKWQAWWDEQKTYQANLASDKPKYIAMSMFNYPSGAGIHIGHAMNYTISDVLARVKRQQGYESYHPVGWDAFGLPAENYAIKAGVSPQASMATIIPSYHKQYKAMGWSNDWSKEIATHEPIYYKWTQWLFSEMYRAGLAYQDARMQWWCTKCQTVLANEQVIDDKCWRHDGADDPIVEKREVKQWFFKITDYADELLEATDALDWTEAVKTAQKNWIGKSKGAEIIFNIDNTDQSITVFTTRPDTLFGATFIVLAPEHELVASVTTPEQREEVEAYQKAAAKKDEVERQANKDKTGVFTGAYAINPINNKQIPIWIADYVLVGYGTGAIMAVPAHDERDFEFATKFNLEITEVVAPEFGNPLVDAVDVTGPVVLGYDPETDRFMSLINTKNDMRWLASGGLEDGESYETAALRELKEEAGFENVSKLIQLGGPTYSYYFNPNKNSNRRSFSYLYMAVIDETEQNKQMLEEHEAYRVDWSTLDEIIADFNNEPEGRGHWLIGMERAREAAKAHKEGREYQSEVFTEEGVLFNSDKYNGLSSSEAREQIVADLAKQGVAEEKTIYKIRDWSVSRQRYWGAPIPMVHCVECGPVLVPDDQLPVVLPELEDFAPSGDGRSALARATDWVQTTCPECGGQAERETDTLDTYICSSWYMLRYFDPSNEKAIFDSKVVNKWMPIDFYNGGDHATAHMIYARFITRFLHKQGLVENPEPFKRFLFNGKVTASDGTMFSKSKGNGVDPLEIINDGYGADALRTYLMFAAPLELWMRWDPQGVPGTFRFLNRVWNLVQEFNDAKSSENQKNITDNVDKLLLQTVHSTIHKTSKDLEDTKYNTAIASMMACTNELYRLKEKDGYSSSHWQFVLESLVQLIAPFAPHTAEELWHDLGHEDSVNKDHWPEHDDAYLTKDTVTIGVSVNGKVRGELQIAADSAEVDVLAAAKELENVKKYLSGGTKKEIYVPGRLVNFVV; encoded by the coding sequence ATGAAACGATACAACCCGAAAGATATTGAGCCCAAGTGGCAAGCCTGGTGGGACGAGCAAAAGACATATCAGGCCAACCTGGCTAGTGACAAACCAAAATACATCGCCATGAGCATGTTTAACTACCCCAGTGGGGCTGGTATTCATATCGGCCATGCTATGAATTACACAATCAGCGATGTGCTAGCCCGGGTTAAGCGCCAGCAAGGCTACGAAAGCTACCACCCTGTTGGCTGGGATGCTTTTGGATTGCCAGCCGAAAACTACGCTATTAAAGCTGGGGTTAGCCCCCAAGCTAGCATGGCCACGATTATTCCGAGCTATCACAAACAGTACAAAGCTATGGGTTGGAGCAACGACTGGAGTAAAGAGATCGCTACTCACGAGCCAATTTATTACAAATGGACACAATGGTTGTTTAGCGAAATGTATCGGGCCGGCCTGGCCTACCAAGACGCGCGGATGCAGTGGTGGTGTACCAAATGCCAAACCGTACTGGCAAACGAACAAGTAATCGACGACAAATGTTGGAGGCACGACGGTGCCGACGACCCGATTGTTGAAAAGCGTGAAGTCAAGCAGTGGTTCTTTAAAATCACCGACTACGCCGACGAGCTGCTCGAAGCCACCGATGCCCTAGATTGGACAGAGGCTGTCAAAACTGCCCAAAAGAACTGGATTGGCAAGAGTAAAGGCGCCGAAATAATATTCAATATCGACAACACAGACCAGTCAATAACTGTCTTTACAACGCGTCCCGATACTTTATTTGGGGCTACATTTATAGTTTTGGCTCCCGAGCACGAGTTGGTGGCGAGTGTTACAACTCCGGAACAAAGAGAGGAAGTCGAAGCCTACCAAAAAGCAGCAGCCAAGAAAGACGAGGTCGAGCGCCAAGCCAACAAAGACAAGACAGGTGTGTTTACTGGCGCTTATGCCATTAACCCTATCAATAACAAGCAAATTCCAATCTGGATTGCCGACTACGTTTTAGTAGGCTACGGTACAGGCGCAATCATGGCCGTCCCGGCTCACGACGAGCGCGACTTCGAATTCGCTACAAAGTTTAATTTAGAGATAACTGAAGTTGTTGCACCAGAGTTTGGCAATCCTCTAGTAGATGCGGTTGATGTGACCGGTCCGGTGGTTCTTGGCTATGATCCCGAGACGGATAGATTCATGAGTTTAATAAACACCAAGAACGACATGCGCTGGCTAGCATCGGGTGGTCTAGAAGATGGCGAAAGTTATGAAACCGCAGCCTTAAGAGAGTTAAAAGAAGAGGCAGGTTTTGAGAATGTTTCAAAACTTATACAGCTAGGCGGACCAACTTACTCTTACTACTTTAATCCAAACAAAAACAGCAACCGTCGATCGTTTAGCTACCTGTATATGGCAGTGATCGACGAGACAGAACAGAACAAGCAGATGCTTGAAGAGCACGAGGCATACAGAGTAGATTGGTCAACGCTTGATGAGATAATAGCGGACTTTAACAACGAGCCCGAGGGACGTGGGCACTGGTTAATTGGAATGGAGAGGGCAAGAGAAGCCGCAAAAGCTCATAAAGAGGGTAGAGAATACCAATCAGAAGTTTTCACTGAAGAAGGTGTGTTATTTAATTCGGATAAATATAACGGGCTATCAAGTTCAGAAGCACGGGAGCAGATTGTGGCTGATCTTGCCAAGCAGGGTGTAGCCGAAGAAAAGACAATTTATAAGATTCGTGACTGGAGTGTTAGTCGTCAACGTTACTGGGGGGCGCCGATTCCGATGGTGCACTGTGTTGAGTGTGGTCCGGTACTTGTACCAGACGACCAATTACCAGTGGTTTTGCCAGAATTAGAAGATTTTGCCCCAAGTGGTGATGGCCGCAGCGCTCTAGCACGCGCAACCGACTGGGTGCAAACTACCTGCCCGGAATGTGGCGGGCAAGCCGAGCGCGAAACCGACACACTCGACACCTACATTTGCAGCAGCTGGTACATGCTACGTTACTTTGACCCAAGCAATGAAAAAGCCATTTTCGATAGCAAAGTTGTCAATAAATGGATGCCGATCGACTTTTATAACGGTGGAGACCACGCTACGGCTCACATGATTTATGCCCGATTTATTACACGTTTCTTACACAAACAGGGTTTGGTGGAGAATCCCGAGCCATTCAAGCGTTTCTTGTTTAACGGCAAAGTTACTGCAAGTGACGGTACGATGTTTAGTAAGAGCAAAGGCAACGGGGTCGACCCGCTAGAAATAATTAACGATGGCTATGGTGCCGACGCGCTGCGTACCTATCTAATGTTTGCTGCCCCGCTAGAGCTGTGGATGCGTTGGGATCCACAAGGTGTGCCTGGCACTTTCCGTTTCTTAAACCGGGTCTGGAACTTGGTGCAAGAATTTAACGATGCCAAAAGCTCTGAGAACCAGAAAAACATAACTGATAATGTCGATAAGCTCTTGCTACAGACAGTTCACAGCACAATCCATAAAACCAGTAAAGACCTAGAAGATACCAAGTACAACACGGCGATCGCCTCGATGATGGCTTGCACCAACGAGCTATATAGACTCAAAGAAAAAGATGGTTACAGCTCTAGCCATTGGCAGTTTGTGCTCGAAAGTCTTGTGCAGCTAATTGCCCCGTTTGCCCCGCATACCGCCGAAGAGCTATGGCACGATCTAGGCCATGAGGACAGCGTAAACAAAGATCACTGGCCAGAGCACGACGATGCATATTTGACAAAAGATACAGTCACGATTGGCGTATCGGTTAATGGAAAGGTCAGGGGAGAACTGCAGATAGCAGCGGATTCTGCCGAAGTCGATGTGCTAGCAGCAGCCAAAGAGCTAGAAAACGTCAAAAAATACTTGAGTGGCGGCACCAAAAAAGAAATCTATGTGCCCGGCCGCCTAGTTAATTTTGTAGTTTAG
- a CDS encoding ATP-binding protein yields MAQTKLVLTGGPHSGKTTLFNQLKEAFPEAHFVPEPAESVILRELDKQAIDPDYTPILPTTDYPSFLPIVVDESLRLEALAAGSELVICDRSLVDNLAFIAINAAGDLATRHVSRLAAAARYSFALFLEQLPTYANTPVRRESREFAARIALATHSVYANCFAGNMADLPAVGLEARAELARQKIEGFLAATQKAS; encoded by the coding sequence ATGGCACAAACAAAGTTAGTTCTCACCGGCGGACCACACTCGGGCAAAACTACTCTTTTTAATCAACTAAAGGAAGCATTCCCAGAGGCCCATTTTGTGCCCGAACCAGCCGAGTCGGTAATTCTACGTGAGCTTGACAAACAAGCGATCGACCCCGACTATACGCCAATCCTGCCAACCACCGACTACCCGTCGTTCCTGCCAATAGTAGTCGACGAATCTTTGCGCTTAGAGGCTCTGGCAGCCGGCAGTGAGTTGGTAATTTGCGACCGTTCGCTTGTCGACAACCTAGCCTTTATCGCTATCAACGCCGCTGGCGATTTAGCTACCCGGCATGTTAGCCGTCTAGCGGCAGCGGCTCGTTACAGCTTTGCATTGTTCCTCGAACAACTGCCAACTTACGCCAATACTCCTGTCCGTCGTGAGTCCAGGGAATTTGCCGCTCGAATTGCCCTGGCAACCCACTCCGTATACGCCAACTGCTTTGCCGGCAATATGGCCGATCTACCAGCTGTCGGCCTCGAGGCTCGAGCCGAACTTGCCAGGCAAAAAATCGAAGGTTTTTTGGCAGCAACCCAGAAAGCAAGTTAA
- a CDS encoding NUDIX domain-containing protein, translated as MKQIDISHHIQRRIFNRLVGAESMRYSELKPKELEANAFMYHLNELIKAGLVEKQDKQYQLTETGKALATRFSIRESGIRLMPTTLSVIYLHSQDEQTLLYRRKRQPYIDALGFPSGKIHLGETLEEAAYRELEEKCGYQPKEVKLTLKGEFSLVSRRDKFIENHVIGHLWEGMVIDKKTHTNHAGETYWADWQAEDYSQFIPGFKELIEASKQSNQFVLDLKFD; from the coding sequence GTGAAACAGATAGATATTAGCCATCATATACAGCGGCGAATCTTTAACCGTCTAGTTGGTGCCGAGAGCATGCGCTACAGCGAGCTCAAGCCGAAAGAGCTCGAGGCCAACGCCTTTATGTATCATCTCAACGAGCTAATTAAAGCCGGTTTAGTCGAAAAGCAAGACAAGCAGTACCAGCTAACCGAGACCGGCAAGGCTTTAGCGACCCGCTTTAGTATCCGCGAGTCAGGCATTCGGCTTATGCCGACAACCTTGAGCGTAATTTATCTACACAGCCAAGACGAGCAAACTTTATTGTATCGTCGTAAACGCCAGCCGTATATCGATGCACTGGGTTTTCCGAGTGGCAAAATCCATTTAGGCGAAACTCTAGAAGAAGCCGCCTACCGCGAGCTCGAAGAGAAATGTGGTTACCAACCCAAAGAAGTCAAACTAACTCTAAAGGGTGAATTCAGCTTGGTTAGCAGGCGAGATAAATTTATCGAGAACCACGTGATCGGTCATTTATGGGAGGGTATGGTTATCGACAAGAAGACACACACCAACCATGCTGGTGAGACGTACTGGGCAGATTGGCAAGCAGAAGATTACAGCCAGTTTATACCTGGGTTTAAGGAATTAATCGAGGCTAGCAAACAAAGCAATCAGTTCGTACTCGATCTCAAGTTTGATTAA
- a CDS encoding sigma-70 family RNA polymerase sigma factor — translation MQIFALAEPKRPPTYTASPKNPTPKSLKPKGGSSTNNKKQSTGRGNGRDSKNGQDDDLVGRYLKEIGRHALLTHDQEVMLGNTVRVGIQASNELSTSNTLSPSRTRQLERAIKDGEAAKVAFVKANLRLVVSIAKRYQSSGLPLLDLIQEGNLGLMHAVDKFDEQKGFKFSTYATWWIRQAITRGIANTGNLVRLPVHAGDNLNRVRKASLGLEAELARKPTHAEIAAKTGMPLDKVIEAIRFGTTPISLDAPLKEGEDTVIGDMVADRNAVDPEVIAEVAVVADELENILSRLDKREQDILRKRFGIGTDKPQALEEIAEDYGVTRERIRQIQERALGRLRHPSLGASRLKEFLS, via the coding sequence ATGCAGATATTTGCACTGGCCGAACCAAAAAGACCACCTACATACACGGCCAGTCCTAAAAATCCTACTCCTAAATCACTGAAACCCAAGGGTGGCTCGTCAACTAATAACAAGAAGCAAAGCACCGGTAGGGGTAATGGAAGAGATAGTAAAAATGGCCAAGATGATGATCTTGTAGGGCGTTATCTGAAAGAGATTGGAAGACACGCATTATTAACACACGATCAAGAAGTTATGCTTGGCAACACGGTAAGGGTGGGCATACAGGCTTCTAATGAACTTAGCACATCGAATACACTAAGCCCATCCAGAACTAGGCAGCTAGAAAGAGCTATCAAAGACGGCGAAGCCGCTAAAGTAGCTTTTGTAAAGGCCAATTTAAGACTGGTAGTTTCGATTGCCAAGCGGTACCAATCATCAGGCCTGCCTCTGTTGGACCTCATTCAAGAAGGTAACCTCGGTTTAATGCACGCGGTAGATAAATTCGACGAACAAAAAGGCTTTAAGTTTAGTACGTACGCGACCTGGTGGATAAGACAGGCAATAACCAGAGGTATTGCTAACACCGGCAATTTGGTGAGACTACCGGTGCATGCTGGCGATAACCTAAATAGGGTTCGCAAAGCTAGCCTCGGACTCGAAGCCGAGCTCGCCAGAAAACCTACACATGCAGAAATTGCTGCGAAAACTGGTATGCCACTAGATAAAGTTATCGAAGCAATACGATTTGGAACTACTCCAATCTCGCTAGATGCGCCGTTAAAAGAAGGCGAAGATACGGTTATTGGCGATATGGTGGCGGATCGAAATGCTGTTGATCCAGAGGTAATCGCCGAAGTAGCTGTAGTAGCAGATGAACTAGAGAATATTTTGTCTCGATTAGATAAAAGAGAGCAGGATATCCTTCGAAAAAGGTTTGGGATTGGCACAGATAAGCCACAAGCCCTCGAAGAAATCGCCGAGGACTACGGAGTGACTCGAGAGCGCATTCGTCAAATTCAAGAACGAGCCTTGGGTAGATTAAGGCATCCTTCACTTGGAGCAAGTCGGCTCAAAGAATTCTTGAGCTAG
- a CDS encoding peptidoglycan bridge formation glycyltransferase FemA/FemB family protein — MIDLKDITDESIWQEFVQGFEEVNFLHSWQWGEFHKARYKKVIRRGIYDDEVLVGVYTGQVEDARRGRYLAIAGGPLLKNWADAKRVFKDIYQQADQLGCVFARVRPQLRLSPENLKIFSDNGLRPAPMPLSVEHAGIIDLAKSDDQILADMSQSLRRKIRKAQRSDIKIEVSDNLEILQDFIQIHNQHAKRQGYVAFSPEFITKQFEAFKNTGNILIYTARHDDQILAQNYVIFYGPEASYHYGVSTFEGMKLSSAPLLHLEAMAEARRRGCKRYNFWGIVDEDQTSHRYYGVSQFKRSFGVEELKYIPAHDLVVRRAAYAKNWLIETARRKIRKL, encoded by the coding sequence ATGATTGACTTAAAAGATATTACCGATGAGTCAATATGGCAAGAATTTGTCCAGGGATTCGAAGAGGTAAATTTCTTACATTCCTGGCAATGGGGTGAGTTTCATAAAGCTCGCTACAAAAAAGTAATTCGGCGCGGCATATACGACGACGAAGTGTTAGTTGGCGTATACACTGGCCAGGTAGAAGACGCCCGACGCGGTAGGTACTTAGCTATTGCTGGTGGACCGTTGTTAAAAAACTGGGCTGATGCCAAACGAGTCTTTAAAGACATTTATCAGCAGGCCGATCAGCTGGGTTGTGTGTTTGCTAGAGTTCGGCCACAGTTGCGCTTGAGTCCAGAAAATCTAAAAATATTTAGTGATAACGGCCTTAGACCTGCCCCGATGCCGCTAAGTGTTGAGCATGCTGGAATAATCGACCTAGCTAAATCAGATGATCAAATATTAGCCGATATGAGTCAAAGTTTACGCCGCAAGATTCGTAAAGCTCAACGATCAGATATCAAGATAGAGGTAAGCGATAATCTCGAGATACTCCAGGACTTTATTCAGATTCATAATCAACACGCTAAGCGTCAAGGCTACGTAGCTTTTAGTCCGGAATTTATCACCAAGCAGTTCGAAGCCTTTAAAAACACTGGCAATATTCTAATCTACACGGCTCGCCATGATGATCAAATCTTAGCTCAAAACTATGTAATTTTTTACGGCCCCGAGGCCTCCTACCATTATGGCGTCAGTACTTTTGAGGGCATGAAATTGTCGAGTGCGCCACTACTGCACCTCGAAGCCATGGCCGAGGCTCGTCGACGTGGCTGCAAACGCTACAACTTTTGGGGTATTGTCGACGAAGACCAAACCAGCCACAGATATTACGGGGTTAGTCAGTTTAAGCGCAGTTTTGGCGTAGAAGAATTGAAATATATCCCAGCCCACGATTTAGTAGTCCGCCGAGCGGCCTATGCAAAGAATTGGCTTATCGAAACTGCTCGTCGTAAGATCCGTAAGCTTTAA